The nucleotide window ATGATAGGTTTGAGATGTTGTTTTTCATTTCTTCGGCTTTTGTGCTTTGGTTTTGCACGCCGTTTGTTATCTGGTTTGTTGAGGAGTTTATTTCGTCTATTGAGCTGGCGAGCTCTTCTGTTGAGGCACTCATGCTCTCACTATGTTGACTGAATTCTCTAGCTCCTTTCTGAGCTTTTTTTATCGCTTTTTTCACTTTGTTCATTGCTTTGTTGAAGTCTTCCTCAAACTCTTTGTTTATCTTATGTTGTTCTTTAACTTCGTCAATATCTGTTTCAGGTTCAGGTATCTCCAGTCTGGCGGTAAGGTCAAGATCTCCAAAACTATCAAATGTTTTAACAAGCTCCTCCTGTAGTTGTTTCCATTGCTCTTCTTTAGCCCTTAAAACCTCAACCTCATTCCTCAAATCATCTAATTCATCAGTATAACCATCTTCATCTGCACTTGACTCGATATCCACTTCTTCCATAACTTCAGAACCATCAGACATAAAAAAACACTCCAAAATGGGTTATTAGGTTAGTTAACTGGCCAATAAATCTCAAACCAGCTAAACTACACCCAAAAAGTAGCTATACTGAATATATAAATTAAATGAGTGGTTATCAAAAATGAAAAGTAGGGAAAAGTTTTTTAAATGATTATGAAGTGACTGACTGTTTTGTGTTTGATTTTGGTTTTGCTTTATTTTCTTTGGAGTTTTTGGTTGTTTTTTGTTGTATGTTTTTGGATGTATGTGAAGGATAGTATGTTATTTTTTATGGGAATGTTTTTATAGTATTGGGTTATAGGTGTTTATCGTTAGGTTATTTAGGGGGGAGAGGGATTTTCTGGCTGGATACCCAGAAGCTTTTCAATTCCTGGCATTATTCTCTCTCCTTTTTTTAGCCTTATCAAAATCTATCTACAGCATTTTTTAGGCACTACGCCACCCAACCTCTACTGTTTTATGTAATTTTTGGTGGGTTTTGTGGTTTTTTTGGTCGGAATGAAAACTAGAGGATAAGGTTGTTTATATTTTATTTATCTCTTTTTTACTTTTTTTATATGTTGGATTAATATATTGGATGGGGTTTTTCAGATGTTTTTAGTTCATAAAGATATTGTTCTCAAGTGTTCTCCGTAAGTTTGATGTTGGTTGTTTTGTTATTTTTAGTAGAGTGGTTTGTCTGTGTTGGGGGGTGTGGAGTTTCTCTATGGTTGTTTTATGTTAATTTGAATGAGGTTTGCAAAGATGGGTTTTTCTGGTTTTTTGGATGATGTTAGTGGTTTTTTGATTGTTTTGGTTGGAGTAGTGTTACTTTTTCTCAAGTTATTTTTTCATTTGTTTTATTTGAGTCATGAGGGGTTTTTTGAGTTATTTTTGGCTTTGTTACCTTTTGTTTTTCCTGTTGTTATTATTTATATGGGTTGGTTTTTACATAGGCATTTTTCTGGTGAGTATTGTTTTAGGATTTTTATTTTTACTTTTGTTGTTTTAGTGTTAGTTGTCTTGATGACTTTGGTTAATTTATTGTATATTGTTGTTCGTGGTGGTGTGTTGCATGAGCCTTTTGTTGCTATTATTAATAATGCGTCTGCAGGGGCTTTATTGGGGTTATTTATTGGGTATTTTTATGTACAGGTTCTTCGGGAAAGAGATAAGAATCGGTTGTTGGAGTTGACTTTGACACATGATTTTAAGAATAAATCTCAGGTGGTATTAGGGCAACTATCGCTTTTAAAGGAGGAGGTTAATCAAGGTAGTAAGAAACGTGTCGATAAAGTGTTAAAAAATATGAGCGATTTATTCGATCTGTCGGATAAAATCCGGCTACATCTCAAAGATCAATATAGAACCCATATAACCTCTCTAGATGAACTAAGAAGGAAAGTAAGAGGTATTGTTGAAGAAAAAACCAAGGATGGTATAGAGATATTTTTTGAAGATAAAACAAAAAGCAATACTGAAATAATGGCTGGACCCCTAATTGAAGAGATAATTCTTGAAATCATTGATAACGCCATAACCCATGGGAACGCAAGCAAAATAACGATTAGGTTAAATGAAGATCTTGAAAAGATTAAGTTGGTTATATCAGATGATGGAGAAGGAATAAAACATAAAGAAAAGATATTTCAAAAAGAATATACCACAAAAACCAGTAGCCATGGATTAGGA belongs to Methanonatronarchaeum sp. AMET-Sl and includes:
- a CDS encoding HAMP domain-containing sensor histidine kinase, with product MTLVNLLYIVVRGGVLHEPFVAIINNASAGALLGLFIGYFYVQVLRERDKNRLLELTLTHDFKNKSQVVLGQLSLLKEEVNQGSKKRVDKVLKNMSDLFDLSDKIRLHLKDQYRTHITSLDELRRKVRGIVEEKTKDGIEIFFEDKTKSNTEIMAGPLIEEIILEIIDNAITHGNASKITIRLNEDLEKIKLVISDDGEGIKHKEKIFQKEYTTKTSSHGLGLPLAQKVIKDYNGDIKIHDNEQGGTDVNIYLTKL